The Verrucomicrobiota bacterium genome contains a region encoding:
- the lpxB gene encoding lipid-A-disaccharide synthase — protein sequence MKPNQFMLIAGETSGDLLAAELVRALKQSPQLQAMPFPSEFFGAGGSQLAAAGVELAFDLTQHSVIGISDVVKKYWEFKRFFDRLVHLAIERKPDVIICVDFQAFNRRFAHAVRKYLRARQATFNNWNPKIIQYVSPQVWASRPGRARQLAEDVHLLLSIIPFEKDWYAGRVPKLRVEFVGHPMVERMQNAKCKMQNAKVAPVVLLLPGSRKSELQRHLPVMIEAARIIKARHHTNFRLILPNFELCAMAQGMAGIKVRRELAEPVLDLNAHPFIKCRVGDVGQALSEADLAIASTGTVTLECACFGVPTVAIYKAAWSDYFIAKQIVTVKHLAMPNLLANETIYPELIQGAATPENIAREALDLLSNAERVRAVKSKLATVVKSLGEPGASRRAAEAVLSLLR from the coding sequence GTGAAGCCGAATCAATTCATGCTCATCGCCGGTGAAACCAGCGGTGACTTGCTCGCGGCAGAACTGGTGCGCGCGCTGAAGCAATCGCCGCAATTGCAGGCCATGCCGTTTCCGTCGGAGTTTTTCGGCGCGGGGGGGTCACAGTTGGCCGCGGCGGGCGTGGAACTGGCATTCGACCTGACCCAACATTCAGTCATCGGCATTTCGGATGTGGTGAAGAAATATTGGGAGTTCAAGCGGTTCTTCGACCGGCTTGTCCATCTCGCCATTGAGCGCAAACCGGACGTCATCATCTGCGTGGACTTCCAAGCGTTCAATCGCCGCTTTGCTCATGCGGTCAGGAAATACCTCCGCGCCCGGCAAGCCACCTTCAACAATTGGAATCCGAAGATCATTCAATACGTTTCGCCGCAAGTCTGGGCCTCACGTCCCGGCCGCGCCCGCCAACTCGCTGAGGATGTGCATCTGCTCTTGAGCATTATTCCGTTTGAGAAAGACTGGTATGCCGGGCGCGTGCCAAAGCTGCGCGTGGAATTTGTCGGGCATCCGATGGTGGAAAGAATGCAAAATGCAAAATGCAAAATGCAAAATGCAAAAGTCGCCCCCGTGGTGTTGCTTTTGCCCGGCAGTCGCAAAAGCGAATTGCAAAGGCATTTGCCCGTGATGATCGAGGCAGCACGAATTATTAAAGCCCGTCATCACACTAATTTCCGCTTGATCTTGCCGAACTTCGAGTTGTGCGCGATGGCGCAAGGAATGGCGGGAATAAAAGTGAGACGTGAACTGGCTGAACCAGTTCTAGACTTGAACGCTCATCCGTTTATCAAGTGTAGAGTTGGCGATGTTGGACAAGCGCTCAGCGAAGCCGACCTCGCCATCGCCTCCACCGGCACGGTCACGTTGGAGTGCGCTTGCTTCGGCGTGCCGACGGTGGCGATCTACAAGGCCGCGTGGAGCGATTACTTCATCGCCAAACAAATCGTCACGGTGAAACATCTCGCCATGCCTAACCTGCTGGCGAACGAAACTATTTATCCCGAATTGATTCAAGGCGCAGCCACACCGGAGAACATCGCCCGTGAAGCTCTTGACTTGTTGAGCAACGCCGAGCGCGTTCGCGCGGTGAAATCGAAACTGGCGACGGTCGTGAAATCGCTCGGCGAGCCGGGCGCGAGTCGCCGCGCGGCGGAGGCGGTGTTGAGTTTGTTAAGGTAG